One genomic segment of Bacteroidota bacterium includes these proteins:
- the purS gene encoding phosphoribosylformylglycinamidine synthase subunit PurS, whose product MNFIAEISIMPLKSLPDPQGMLISSELQKLGFSDIRNIRIGKHITLEITANSKEAAMERVKDSCNLLLHNPVTEGYEYTIKEV is encoded by the coding sequence ATGAATTTTATAGCTGAGATTAGCATTATGCCCTTGAAATCCTTACCAGATCCACAGGGAATGCTTATTAGTTCTGAACTTCAAAAATTAGGATTTAGTGATATCCGGAATATAAGGATTGGCAAGCATATTACTCTTGAGATTACCGCTAATTCTAAGGAAGCAGCTATGGAACGGGTGAAGGATTCCTGTAACCTGTTGTTACATAATCCGGTTACTGAAGGATACGAGTATACAATTAAAGAAGTCTGA